From one Cyanobacterium stanieri PCC 7202 genomic stretch:
- a CDS encoding XisH protein (PFAM: XisH protein~InterPro IPR014919~KEGG: syp:SYNPCC7002_F0025 excision controlling factor protein, XisH like protein~PFAM: XisH protein~SPTR: Excision controlling factor protein, XisH like protein), with translation MAAKDKFHDIVKIALIKDNWKITHDPLLLKFGQYDQVQVDLGAEKMLGAEKEDKKIAVEIKSFLNDSAISDFHGALGQFLNYHFVLEHIEPERILFLAVPVYAYDSFFKRDLPQAIVNRYNLKLIVYDPIEGFIRQWIN, from the coding sequence GATATAGTTAAAATAGCTTTAATTAAAGACAATTGGAAAATTACCCATGATCCATTACTCTTAAAGTTTGGACAATATGACCAAGTTCAAGTAGATTTGGGAGCGGAAAAAATGTTAGGAGCTGAAAAAGAAGATAAAAAAATAGCGGTAGAAATTAAAAGTTTTTTGAATGATTCGGCCATATCTGATTTTCATGGGGCTTTGGGACAGTTTCTCAATTATCATTTTGTTTTAGAACATATAGAACCTGAAAGAATACTGTTTTTAGCTGTCCCTGTTTATGCTTATGATTCTTTTTTTAAAAGGGATTTACCCCAAGCTATCGTAAATCGTTATAATTTAAAATTAATAGTCTATGATCCTATTGAGGGGTTTATTCGTCAATGGATAAATTAA
- a CDS encoding XisI protein (PFAM: XisI protein~InterPro IPR014968~KEGG: syp:SYNPCC7002_F0026 excision controlling factor protein, XisI like protein~PFAM: XisI protein~SPTR: XisI protein), producing the protein MDKLTKYRQIICDFLNQQAKITPLGENIESETIFDEKCNRYLLVNLGWHGQKRIYSVLLHLEIREEKIWIQENNTDISVAEFLLQEGVKREDIILGLKPAFVREYTGFGVA; encoded by the coding sequence ATGGATAAATTAACAAAATATCGTCAAATCATTTGTGATTTTTTAAATCAACAGGCTAAGATAACTCCCCTAGGAGAAAATATAGAATCTGAAACTATTTTTGATGAAAAGTGTAACAGATATTTATTAGTAAACTTAGGTTGGCATGGACAAAAAAGAATTTACTCGGTGTTATTACACCTAGAAATAAGAGAGGAAAAAATATGGATTCAAGAAAATAATACTGATATTTCAGTAGCAGAATTTTTATTGCAAGAGGGAGTAAAAAGAGAGGATATTATTTTAGGTTTAAAACCTGCTTTTGTTAGAGAATATACTGGTTTTGGAGTCGCCTAA
- a CDS encoding Recombinase (PFAM: Recombinase~InterPro IPR011109~KEGG: cyc:PCC7424_3086 recombinase~PFAM: Recombinase~SPTR: Recombinase), protein MAFIITYSYTDSIIDQVPDSFIWGLEVDKNYQDIDSRLAFNQLINHCQNDPPNYILIRSLHELGDSFAHILKAIALIESLNVEIIAIEQPYNSTHFKTLNIEKKHQIWQQIEKTIYQRKLQKGHGKNRLQTLPPPGRSPYGYQKGKEGYIINRSTAPIVKDFFDYYLKYASLRDSVRYLKEKYNKKISHSTALKWLKNPVYRGDLAYKNNYIVSDTHTPIISREEASQIDRLLKSHRRISPRSASSPHCLSGLVKCKICNSPCKITSVTQKRKNTKYLYLTPINCSQNKSCSSWNYQNILEKTINIICADLPIIVNNINSPDIKIISEQINNLINEKQTIIDSLPCLIAENILDLETAQIRKLKLETEISHLKDQINSLPPNNLKEMTDNLSLQQFWYDLSEPEKRFYLREFITQIYVIPHLENRKNYDIELDFIFRPKNQL, encoded by the coding sequence ATGGCATTTATTATTACCTATAGTTACACCGATTCAATCATTGATCAAGTTCCCGATTCTTTTATTTGGGGTTTAGAAGTAGATAAAAATTATCAAGATATTGATAGTCGATTAGCTTTCAATCAACTAATAAATCACTGTCAAAATGATCCACCCAATTATATATTAATTCGTAGTTTACATGAATTAGGTGATAGTTTTGCTCACATTCTAAAGGCGATCGCTCTTATAGAATCATTAAACGTAGAAATAATTGCCATCGAACAACCCTACAACTCCACCCACTTTAAAACCCTTAATATAGAAAAAAAACATCAAATCTGGCAACAAATAGAAAAAACAATTTACCAAAGAAAATTACAAAAAGGTCATGGCAAAAATCGCCTCCAAACCCTTCCCCCCCCCGGTAGAAGTCCCTACGGCTATCAAAAAGGAAAAGAAGGATATATCATCAACCGTAGCACCGCCCCCATTGTCAAAGATTTTTTTGACTACTATCTTAAATATGCTTCCCTTAGAGATAGTGTTAGATACTTAAAAGAAAAATATAACAAAAAAATATCCCATTCCACCGCCCTAAAATGGTTAAAAAACCCCGTTTATAGAGGAGATTTAGCCTACAAAAATAACTACATTGTTTCCGATACCCACACCCCCATTATTTCTAGAGAAGAAGCCTCCCAAATTGATCGTTTACTCAAAAGCCATCGCCGTATTTCCCCTCGTAGTGCTAGTTCTCCCCATTGTCTTTCAGGTTTAGTTAAATGTAAAATATGTAACTCTCCCTGTAAAATAACATCAGTTACCCAGAAAAGAAAAAACACCAAATATTTATATCTTACCCCCATCAATTGTTCTCAAAATAAATCCTGTTCCTCTTGGAATTATCAAAATATTTTAGAAAAAACAATCAACATAATTTGTGCTGATTTACCCATAATTGTTAATAATATTAATAGTCCAGATATAAAAATTATTTCTGAACAAATTAACAACTTAATCAACGAAAAACAGACAATAATTGATAGTTTACCCTGCCTAATAGCAGAGAATATTTTAGACTTAGAAACTGCCCAAATTAGAAAACTAAAACTCGAAACAGAAATCTCTCATTTGAAAGATCAAATTAATAGTTTACCTCCAAATAATCTCAAAGAAATGACTGATAATTTATCATTACAACAGTTTTGGTATGACCTTTCCGAGCCAGAAAAAAGATTTTATCTACGAGAATTTATCACACAAATCTATGTCATTCCCCATTTAGAAAATAGGAAAAATTATGACATAGAACTAGACTTTATATTTCGTCCAAAAAATCAACTATAG
- a CDS encoding hypothetical protein (KEGG: cyt:cce_4144 hypothetical protein~SPTR: Putative uncharacterized protein), producing the protein MPTFNTGLPSVRQIQAFIKDKKNVQVGLITSQSTEGQILWQDENCICILEEGREKTLIWLSAIAYIKAA; encoded by the coding sequence ATGCCTACATTTAATACTGGTCTTCCTAGTGTACGTCAAATCCAAGCCTTTATAAAGGATAAAAAAAATGTCCAAGTGGGATTAATCACCAGTCAAAGTACCGAGGGACAAATTCTTTGGCAAGATGAAAATTGTATCTGCATCCTTGAAGAAGGTCGAGAAAAAACTTTGATTTGGTTAAGTGCGATCGCCTATATTAAGGCAGCCTAG
- a CDS encoding diaminopimelate epimerase (PFAM: Diaminopimelate epimerase~TIGRFAM: diaminopimelate epimerase~COGs: COG0253 Diaminopimelate epimerase~InterPro IPR001653:IPR018510~KEGG: cyt:cce_4146 diaminopimelate epimerase~PFAM: diaminopimelate epimerase~PRIAM: Diaminopimelate epimerase~SPTR: Diaminopimelate epimerase;~TIGRFAM: diaminopimelate epimerase), with the protein MQFSKYHGLGNDFILIDNRQSDQPLVTPAEAVKMCDRHFGIGADGVIFVLPPQNNCQYTMRIFNSDGSEPEMCGNGIRCFAQFVTELEGKEEVGKQYPIHTLAGTITPTIKGEGMIRVDMGEPELTPAKIPTTLNQGGEKVVRESLTVADKEYEVSCVSMGNPHCLVFVDSVADIDLEKIGPLFETHAVFPQKTNTEFIEVVRPDYLKMRVWERGAGITLACGTGACATVVAGVLNGKCDRTCTVELPGGCLEIEWNEEDNHVYMTGPALKVFSGNM; encoded by the coding sequence ATGCAGTTTAGCAAATATCACGGATTAGGTAATGACTTTATTTTGATCGATAACCGTCAATCTGATCAACCCCTCGTTACCCCCGCAGAAGCAGTGAAAATGTGCGATCGCCACTTCGGCATCGGTGCTGATGGAGTAATTTTCGTTTTACCGCCCCAGAATAATTGTCAATATACCATGAGAATCTTTAATTCTGATGGTTCAGAACCCGAGATGTGTGGCAATGGGATTCGTTGTTTTGCCCAATTTGTCACGGAATTAGAAGGAAAAGAGGAAGTAGGGAAACAATATCCTATCCACACTTTAGCAGGTACTATTACCCCTACCATCAAGGGTGAGGGCATGATTCGGGTGGATATGGGAGAACCTGAGTTAACCCCTGCCAAAATTCCCACTACCTTAAACCAAGGGGGAGAAAAGGTGGTCAGGGAATCTTTAACCGTAGCGGATAAGGAGTATGAGGTTTCCTGTGTGAGTATGGGAAATCCTCACTGTTTAGTATTTGTGGATAGTGTGGCGGATATAGATTTGGAAAAAATTGGTCCTCTATTTGAAACCCACGCAGTTTTCCCTCAAAAAACTAATACAGAATTTATTGAAGTAGTACGCCCCGATTACCTGAAAATGAGGGTATGGGAAAGGGGTGCAGGAATTACCCTTGCCTGTGGTACGGGTGCCTGTGCCACTGTGGTAGCAGGGGTTTTAAATGGTAAGTGCGATCGCACCTGCACGGTAGAACTACCGGGAGGATGTTTGGAAATCGAATGGAATGAAGAGGATAACCATGTATATATGACAGGCCCCGCATTGAAAGTATTTTCAGGCAATATGTAA
- a CDS encoding protein of unknown function DUF151 (PFAM: Uncharacterised ACR, COG1259~COGs: COG1259 conserved hypothetical protein~InterPro IPR003729~KEGG: cyh:Cyan8802_1249 protein of unknown function DUF151~PFAM: protein of unknown function DUF151~SPTR: Putative uncharacterized protein): MKVAAIALDAVSRSPIVLLKDATERRALPIYIGQDQARSIIAALEQQPTPRPLTHDLMLNMFHSWNIKLDRVVINALEDNTFYALLCTKMGKKEKNIDCRPSDAIAIAVREGCPIWVMEEVVLDASIPVDREADEKEMEAFREFVAELSPEELIRRARKTLEE, encoded by the coding sequence ATGAAAGTAGCGGCGATCGCCCTTGATGCAGTAAGTCGTAGCCCCATCGTACTACTAAAAGACGCTACCGAGCGCCGTGCTTTGCCCATCTACATCGGTCAGGATCAAGCCAGATCAATCATTGCGGCCTTGGAACAACAACCAACCCCCCGCCCTCTCACCCATGATTTAATGTTAAATATGTTCCATAGTTGGAATATTAAACTGGATCGAGTGGTGATTAACGCCCTTGAGGATAACACCTTTTATGCGCTTCTTTGTACAAAAATGGGTAAGAAAGAGAAAAATATTGATTGTCGCCCCAGTGATGCCATTGCCATCGCTGTGAGGGAAGGTTGCCCCATTTGGGTGATGGAGGAGGTGGTATTAGATGCCTCCATTCCCGTGGATAGGGAAGCCGATGAGAAAGAGATGGAGGCTTTTCGAGAATTTGTAGCAGAATTAAGCCCCGAGGAGTTGATTCGCCGCGCTCGAAAAACCCTAGAGGAGTAA
- a CDS encoding N-acetylglucosamine 6-phosphate deacetylase (TIGRFAM: N-acetylglucosamine-6-phosphate deacetylase~COGs: COG1820 N-acetylglucosamine-6-phosphate deacetylase~InterPro IPR006680:IPR003764~KEGG: cyc:PCC7424_2901 N-acetylglucosamine-6-phosphate deacetylase~PFAM: amidohydrolase~PRIAM: N-acetylglucosamine-6-phosphate deacetylase~SPTR: N-acetylglucosamine-6-phosphate deacetylase;~TIGRFAM: N-acetylglucosamine-6-phosphate deacetylase), with product MINLINCRLIGEYNLKNITISNQQITNICDSEQQSQTGQTILNYIDMEGDYISLGGVDLQINGGLGLAFPDLTLNDLERLHQICAYLWSVGVDEFMPTIVTTSVAKIRQSLEVIKIFKQSNKKDNEAEILGVHLEGPFLNKDKKGAHPEEYLLSLNLENVKKVFNNYENIIKIITVAPELDTEGDVISYLTDLGVVVSLGHSMATADEAKRAFDQGASMVTHAFNAMPSLHHREPGMLGEAIARTGIYCGLIADGKHVSPTMLKVILQASNYEEGIFLVSDALAPMGLDDGIYPWDERTIEVKNGTATLPDGTLSGTTLPLFVGAQNLVRWNICTVERAIALVTDAPRKAMKMPTLAVGQKANLIRWHHHPEQKQLNWERIEING from the coding sequence ATGATTAATTTAATTAATTGTCGCCTTATTGGTGAATATAATTTAAAAAATATTACAATTAGTAATCAACAAATAACTAATATTTGTGATAGTGAACAACAAAGCCAAACAGGGCAAACAATTTTGAACTATATTGATATGGAGGGGGATTATATTTCCCTTGGGGGGGTAGATCTACAAATCAATGGTGGACTTGGTTTGGCTTTTCCTGATTTAACTTTAAACGATTTGGAAAGACTCCACCAAATTTGTGCCTATTTATGGTCGGTAGGAGTAGATGAATTTATGCCTACCATTGTGACAACTTCTGTGGCTAAAATTCGTCAATCATTGGAAGTAATAAAAATATTTAAACAGTCTAATAAAAAAGATAATGAAGCAGAAATTTTAGGAGTTCACCTAGAAGGACCGTTTTTAAATAAGGACAAAAAAGGCGCCCATCCTGAAGAATATTTATTATCTTTAAATTTAGAAAACGTAAAAAAAGTTTTCAATAATTATGAAAACATCATCAAAATTATTACCGTTGCCCCAGAACTAGACACTGAGGGGGATGTAATTTCTTATTTGACTGATTTGGGGGTGGTTGTTAGTTTGGGGCATTCCATGGCGACAGCAGACGAGGCAAAACGAGCTTTTGATCAAGGGGCATCCATGGTAACTCATGCTTTTAATGCTATGCCCAGTTTACACCATAGAGAACCGGGTATGTTGGGAGAGGCGATCGCCCGTACTGGTATTTATTGCGGTTTGATTGCCGACGGAAAGCACGTCTCACCCACCATGCTAAAAGTGATTTTACAAGCGAGTAACTATGAGGAAGGGATATTTTTGGTTAGTGATGCCCTAGCGCCCATGGGCTTGGATGATGGCATATACCCTTGGGATGAGCGCACCATCGAGGTAAAAAATGGCACCGCTACCCTCCCCGATGGTACCTTATCCGGTACTACCCTACCCCTATTCGTAGGCGCTCAAAATTTAGTAAGATGGAACATTTGTACTGTAGAAAGGGCGATCGCCCTTGTTACCGATGCCCCCCGAAAAGCCATGAAAATGCCGACCTTAGCAGTAGGGCAAAAAGCGAATCTAATTCGATGGCATCATCATCCAGAACAAAAACAATTAAATTGGGAAAGAATCGAAATTAATGGATAA
- a CDS encoding hypothetical protein (KEGG: pfa:PF08_0008 hypothetical protein~SPTR: Putative uncharacterized protein) — protein MKILKPLGLLMGIGTLFTFNMLNPINAQNLNPNVSTEEEVSSTINDEQMELAGNFRHDRRINSRHQRRNQTIIVVPGVGNTSFYNGNMRRNNTYWNNNNRNINQVFPPHNRRDIYQGNIRRNPSNFINQRDRQFRRSERQCIHRVFQSAWGEIHCRSNNPSFEWRTIYLD, from the coding sequence ATGAAAATACTAAAACCATTGGGACTTCTGATGGGTATAGGTACATTATTTACCTTTAATATGCTAAATCCTATTAACGCCCAAAACCTAAACCCAAACGTCTCCACAGAAGAAGAAGTATCATCAACTATTAACGATGAACAAATGGAGTTAGCAGGAAATTTTCGCCATGATAGACGTATTAATTCTCGCCATCAACGAAGAAATCAAACCATAATTGTTGTGCCGGGGGTTGGTAACACCAGTTTCTATAACGGTAACATGAGGAGAAATAACACCTATTGGAACAACAACAACCGTAACATAAATCAAGTATTTCCCCCCCATAATCGTAGAGACATATATCAAGGTAACATTCGTCGTAATCCCAGTAACTTTATCAATCAACGTGATAGACAATTTAGGAGAAGCGAAAGACAATGTATTCATAGAGTTTTTCAATCTGCTTGGGGAGAAATCCATTGTCGTAGCAATAACCCTTCCTTTGAATGGAGAACAATTTATTTAGATTAG
- a CDS encoding hypothetical protein (PFAM: Protein of unknown function (DUF3611)~KEGG: mar:MAE_03540 hypothetical protein~SPTR: Similar to P72815_SYNY3 Sll1656 protein) gives MTRNSQLSQPLPPVVQKVSSNLRRWGFWGFWTQLVLGVISTVTLLFSTPALFQGNRALQGGQQSSRALQSQQFGIFCAFVAIVFLSAALVIAYRYGKIGKRVENRDPAMRPKKSDTLNLIRVGLILNLIGMLLAIFGAQTLVGLALAKLLNLAPQLITSDPQQFVNSLDMLIIQANTNTIAAHFAGIATSLVLLNRISN, from the coding sequence ATGACGAGAAATTCGCAGTTAAGCCAACCTCTTCCCCCCGTAGTTCAAAAAGTATCTAGTAATCTCAGAAGATGGGGTTTTTGGGGATTTTGGACTCAGTTAGTATTGGGTGTTATTTCTACGGTTACTCTTTTATTTTCTACCCCTGCCCTATTTCAAGGTAATCGGGCATTACAGGGTGGTCAACAAAGTAGTCGGGCATTACAATCTCAACAGTTTGGAATTTTTTGTGCTTTTGTGGCCATCGTATTTTTATCGGCGGCTTTGGTAATTGCCTATCGTTATGGAAAAATAGGCAAGAGGGTTGAAAATCGAGATCCTGCCATGCGTCCCAAAAAATCGGATACTTTGAACTTGATTAGGGTGGGTTTGATTTTAAATTTGATCGGGATGTTACTTGCTATTTTTGGGGCACAAACATTGGTGGGTTTAGCTTTGGCAAAATTACTCAATCTTGCTCCCCAGTTAATTACTTCTGATCCTCAACAATTTGTTAATTCTTTGGATATGTTAATTATTCAAGCAAATACAAACACCATTGCGGCTCATTTTGCTGGCATTGCCACTTCTCTGGTATTACTCAATCGCATCAGTAATTAA
- a CDS encoding pyruvate phosphate dikinase PEP/pyruvate-binding protein (PFAM: PEP-utilising enzyme, mobile domain; Domain of unknown function (DUF205); Pyruvate phosphate dikinase, PEP/pyruvate binding domain~COGs: COG0574 Phosphoenolpyruvate synthase/pyruvate phosphate dikinase~InterPro IPR003811:IPR002192:IPR008279~KEGG: cyc:PCC7424_2777 pyruvate phosphate dikinase PEP/pyruvate-binding~PFAM: pyruvate phosphate dikinase PEP/pyruvate-binding; protein of unknown function DUF205; PEP-utilising protein mobile region~SPTR: Pyruvate phosphate dikinase PEP/pyruvate-binding) gives MTEIWGAIIVFVVSPIVGAIPLVDWFTYAVSGKELKKLGTGNVSVSAAFYHGGRVAGILAVLSEAGKGIGVVLMTRAFFPLGSSWEIMALIALVMGRYWVGKGAGTTNVTWGIVAHNPVAGLLIFLLGGISFTIFRSRQAGKIGVLGLMVVVLAAQNINSPEYIFVTIGLASLLLWIYSQMSDDLDLNPANVDQKSSKVFRFFRGDSGVISLSAKLDAQKVGGKAANLSLLKQWGYNVPDGWVIQAGDDLDTFCVFANPSVDNPLVVRSSALDEDSLTVSAAGIYESYLDITDIPTLKQRIIDCLASYHSAIALNYRQNRGTEEKSLLVIVQKQIKGEFSGVAFSRNPVNQLDDCICIEAVAGNTNQVVSGEVTPEQYQIYLPDEALKGEGEIPASVLFSVAKISREIEKAHKNVPQDIEWSYDGQTLWILQTRPISTLHPLWTRKIAAEVIPGTIRPLPWSINRPLTCGVWGQIFTIVLGDKAKDLDFTETATLHYHHAYFNATLLGEIFLLMGLPPESLEFLTRGAKFSKPPLASTLKNLPGLWRLINKEWTLVKDFHARGDRTFNPLLDELEEINPQELNNQELLTRIDHILEGLKIATYFNILAPLSFAIRQKLLKVSPQDLDSQNVAEIKSVEELKQIAIDTRNLFSGIQLQELDPENYPSFFANLAELSDGSSVIQRLNQWLEKYGYLSEVITDISVPRWSENHRTMKTMFAQFVADTRIKNSPTIAPKKQTWKQKVVQKRYDLKGEIAEIYNRLLAYLRYSFVSLGNNLEKQQIIAEKNDIFFLKIEEIKQIIKEKPDQENIINLIKKRQQKWQEDTEIKTIPYLIYGNSPQINIDNNITPKHSQNQLKGIPASMGIIEGKVKIVRTLNQNTKIDKNTIIVVPYTDVSWSLILAQAGGLIAEVGGQLSHGAIIAREYGIPAVMDIPHATRILRNNQTVRLDGQKGIVEIL, from the coding sequence ATGACGGAAATTTGGGGAGCGATTATTGTTTTTGTAGTGTCTCCCATTGTTGGGGCTATTCCTTTGGTGGATTGGTTTACCTATGCGGTGTCAGGCAAGGAGTTAAAAAAATTAGGTACAGGAAATGTATCTGTATCAGCGGCCTTTTACCATGGTGGTAGGGTAGCTGGAATTTTAGCCGTATTATCCGAGGCAGGAAAAGGTATCGGGGTAGTATTGATGACGAGGGCTTTTTTCCCCCTTGGTTCTTCATGGGAGATTATGGCGTTAATTGCCCTTGTCATGGGACGTTATTGGGTAGGAAAAGGGGCAGGTACGACCAATGTCACTTGGGGCATTGTGGCTCATAATCCCGTGGCAGGGTTATTAATCTTTTTATTGGGGGGTATTAGTTTTACAATTTTTCGCAGTCGTCAGGCAGGAAAAATTGGGGTGTTGGGTTTGATGGTGGTGGTGTTGGCGGCGCAAAATATTAACTCCCCTGAATATATTTTCGTTACCATCGGATTAGCTAGTTTATTGTTATGGATTTATAGTCAAATGTCCGATGATTTAGATTTAAACCCCGCCAATGTAGATCAAAAATCGAGTAAGGTATTTCGTTTTTTCCGAGGGGATAGTGGGGTCATCTCTTTATCGGCAAAACTCGATGCGCAAAAGGTGGGAGGTAAGGCGGCAAATTTATCTCTGCTCAAGCAGTGGGGTTATAATGTGCCTGATGGTTGGGTGATTCAGGCGGGGGATGATCTCGATACTTTCTGTGTTTTTGCTAATCCTTCGGTGGATAATCCTTTGGTGGTACGCTCTTCGGCTTTGGATGAGGATTCTTTGACGGTATCTGCGGCAGGGATTTATGAAAGTTATCTCGATATTACCGATATTCCCACCCTTAAACAACGAATTATTGATTGTTTAGCATCCTACCACAGTGCGATCGCCCTTAATTATCGACAAAATCGAGGCACGGAAGAAAAATCTTTGCTGGTGATTGTCCAAAAGCAAATCAAGGGGGAGTTTTCGGGGGTTGCCTTTAGTCGTAATCCTGTAAATCAATTGGATGATTGTATTTGTATCGAAGCGGTGGCAGGAAATACGAATCAGGTGGTGTCGGGGGAAGTTACCCCAGAACAATATCAGATTTATTTACCCGATGAGGCATTGAAGGGAGAGGGAGAAATTCCTGCTTCGGTTTTGTTTTCAGTTGCCAAAATTAGTCGTGAAATTGAAAAAGCCCATAAAAATGTACCTCAAGATATAGAGTGGAGTTATGATGGTCAAACCCTATGGATTTTACAAACCCGTCCCATTAGTACCCTTCATCCCCTATGGACGAGAAAAATTGCCGCAGAGGTAATACCCGGTACGATTCGCCCTTTACCATGGTCTATTAATCGTCCTCTAACCTGTGGAGTTTGGGGGCAGATTTTTACCATTGTCTTGGGGGATAAGGCGAAGGATTTGGACTTTACGGAAACGGCAACCCTACACTATCATCACGCCTATTTTAACGCCACTTTATTGGGAGAAATTTTCCTTTTAATGGGTTTGCCCCCAGAAAGTTTGGAATTTCTAACTCGGGGAGCAAAATTTTCTAAACCACCCCTTGCCTCTACCCTGAAAAATTTGCCCGGATTATGGCGTTTAATAAACAAGGAATGGACTTTAGTTAAAGATTTTCATGCTAGGGGCGATCGCACTTTTAATCCCCTTTTAGATGAATTAGAAGAAATAAATCCCCAAGAATTAAATAATCAAGAACTATTAACCCGCATAGATCATATTTTAGAAGGTTTAAAAATTGCCACTTATTTTAATATCTTAGCCCCCCTAAGTTTTGCCATTCGTCAAAAACTGTTAAAAGTATCCCCCCAAGATTTAGACAGCCAAAATGTTGCCGAAATTAAATCCGTCGAAGAACTCAAACAAATTGCGATCGATACTCGGAACCTTTTTTCAGGCATTCAACTACAAGAATTAGATCCAGAAAATTACCCCTCCTTTTTTGCCAACCTCGCCGAATTAAGTGACGGTAGTTCCGTAATTCAAAGACTCAATCAATGGCTAGAAAAATACGGCTATCTAAGCGAAGTAATCACCGATATATCTGTTCCCCGTTGGTCAGAAAATCACCGCACCATGAAAACCATGTTTGCTCAATTTGTAGCAGATACAAGAATCAAAAATTCTCCCACCATTGCCCCCAAAAAACAAACATGGAAACAAAAAGTAGTCCAAAAAAGATACGATCTAAAAGGAGAAATAGCAGAGATATATAATAGACTATTAGCCTACCTTCGCTATAGCTTTGTTTCCCTCGGTAACAACTTAGAAAAACAACAAATTATTGCAGAAAAAAATGATATTTTCTTTCTCAAAATCGAAGAAATAAAACAAATAATCAAAGAAAAACCTGACCAAGAAAATATTATTAATTTGATCAAAAAACGTCAACAAAAATGGCAAGAAGATACCGAAATCAAAACTATTCCCTATCTCATCTATGGCAATAGTCCTCAAATTAATATTGATAACAACATCACCCCAAAACATAGCCAAAATCAATTAAAAGGCATCCCTGCTAGTATGGGCATCATCGAAGGAAAAGTCAAAATAGTTCGTACTCTCAATCAAAACACCAAAATTGATAAAAATACCATCATCGTTGTACCCTATACCGATGTGAGTTGGTCATTAATCCTTGCCCAAGCAGGAGGTTTAATCGCCGAAGTTGGAGGACAACTTTCCCACGGTGCTATCATTGCCAGAGAATACGGTATTCCTGCGGTGATGGATATTCCCCATGCCACCCGAATTTTACGAAACAATCAAACAGTACGCCTTGATGGACAAAAAGGCATTGTAGAAATTTTGTAA